In Pseudomonas glycinae, the DNA window CGATGAAAACGTGAAGGTCATTGCCCTGGCACTGGACAACGGCGTCGAGGCCATACTCTGGGATCTGGCGGCGTTGTTTGAAGGCTTGACGTGCGTGACCCTGCCGCCGTTCTTCAGTCCGGCACAACGTGCCCATTGCCTGGAACAAAGCCAGGCCGAACGGGTGATCGCTGAACCGGAGTTGGAGAGCGAACTGCTCGCCGCCGGTTATGAACAACGCGGTGAATTCTGGTGCCGCACCTTTGAAGGCCCGAACCGCCTGCCCGTCGGTACCGCCAAACTGACGTTTACCTCCGGCACCACCGGTACACCGAAGGGCGTGTGCCTGAGCGCCGACAGTCTGCTGCGGGTCGCTCGGGAGCTGGAAGAGGCCAGCAAACCCACCGCTCCCCAGCATCACGTGGCTTTGCTGCCACTGGCGATCCTGCTGGAAAACCTTGGCTGTTACGCGGCGCTGTATGCCGGTGCGACGCTGAGCGTGCCGAGCCAGAGAACCCTGGGCATCCAGGGCGCCAGCGGCGTCGACCTGCCGCGCTTGCTCGGCTGTCTGGCCAGCCGGGCACCCGAGAGCCTGATCCTGGTGCCGCAATTGCTGCTGTTACTGGTCAGCGCTGCCGAACAGAAAGCCTTCGATCCGCAATCGCTGCGTTTTGCCGCCGTTGGTGGCGCACGGGTTTCCGAGGATCTGCTGCACCGCGCGCAACGGGTCGGCCTGCCGGTCTACGAAGGCTACGGCCTGTCCGAGTGCGCCTCGGTGGTTTGTCTCAACCGGCCCGGGGCTCGGCGTCCGGGGAGCGTCGGGCGGCCCCTGCCCCACGTCGACGTGCGCCTGGCCGAGGACGGTGAGGTGTTGATCAAAGGCTCGACCCTGCTCGGTTACCTTGGCGAACCGGCGTACACCGATGAGTGGTGGCCAAGCGGCGATCTGGGCGAGTTCGACCCGGAAGGTTTTCTCTACCTCAAGGGCCGCAAGAAGCATCAGTTCGTCACCAGTTTCGGCCGCAACGTCAACCCGGAATGGGTCGAATCCGAACTGACCCAGCGTCAACACATCGCCCAGGCCTTTGTGTATGGCGAGGCCTTGCCGCATAACCACGCGCTGCTCTGGCCGCACCGTCCGGACTGCACCGATGCTCAGTTGGCGGCCGCCGTCGCCGCTGCCAACGAGGCCTTGCCCGATTACGCCCAGGTGCATCACTGGACACGTCTCAAACAACCTTTCACGGCCGCCAACGGCCTGCTCACCGCCAACGGTCGCCCGCGCCGCGAGGCAATCGTCGCGCAATACCGCGCCGTGCTTACCGAATCCGCCCTTTCCGAGGAATCCGCACCATGAGTTTTTTCGACGCCCTGCAAGAAGCCACCCACCAGGAACGCCACGAGCTGTTCAATCTGCCGATCATCCTCGATGCGCTGCAAGGCAAGGTCAGCCTTGAAAGCTATCGCGCGTTTCTCGCCCAGGCCTACTACCACGTGCGTCACACCGTCCCCTTGATGATGGCTTGCGGCGCGCGCCTGCCGACGCACCTTGAATGGCTGCGCAAAGCCGTGTGCGAATACATCGAAGACGAATACGGCCACGAGCAATGGGTGCTCAACGACATCGAGGCCTGTGGCGGTGACCGTAACGCGGTGCGTGATGGCCAGCCGTCGCTGCCGATCGAGCTGATGGTCAGTTTTCTCTACGACCTGATCGCCCGAGGCAATCCGGTGGGTCTGTTTGGCATGGTCAACGTGCTCGAGGGCACCAGCATCGCCCTGGCCACCCACGCCGCGGGCAGTATCCGCGAGCGTCTGGCCCTGCCGGAAACGGCGTTCAGCTACCTCAGTTCCCACGGCTCGCTGGACATCGAGCACATGCAAACCTATCGCCGGCTGATGAATCAGCTGGAAGATCCGGCCGACCAGGCGGCGGTGATCCATGCCTCAAAAGTCGTCTATCGGCTCTACACCGACATGTTCCGCGGCCTGCCCCGTGACGCGGAGGCTCAACATGCAGCTGCATGAAGCCCGTGTGGTGTTGACCGGTGCCAGCGGCGGCATCGGAATAGCGATCACGCGTGCCTTGTGCGCAGCCGGTGCGCAAGTCCTGGCGGTCGCGCGGCATCAGGAATCGCTGCGCCCGTTGCTCGACCTTTACCCGCAGAACCTGTGCTGGGTCGCCGCCGATCTGACGTTCCTCAGCGACCGGCGCAAGGTGTTGGCCGCCGCCGAGGCCATCGGCGGCATCAACCTGCTGATCAACGCCGCCGGGGTCAATCACTTCGCAATGCTGGAACAGCTCGACGACAGCGACATCAACGCCATGCTGGCGGTGAACATCAGTGCACCGATCTGCCTGACCAAACTGTTGCTGCCGCTGCTCAAGCAGGCCGACAGTGCCATGGTGGTCAACGTCGGCTCGACCTATGGTTCGATCGGCTATCCAGGTTATGCCAGTTACTGCGCGACCAAGTTTGCCTTGCGCGGATTTTCCGAGGCCTTGCGCCGAGAGTTGGCGGATACCCGGGTCGGCGTGCTGTATGTCGCACCGCGCGCCACCCGCACCAGCATGAACAGCCCCGCCGCCCAAGCCTTGAATGACGCACTCAAATCCAGCGTCGACGACCCGCAAGCCGTCGCCGCCGCCGTGATCCATGCGATTGCCGGCGATCGCCGAGACCTCTATCTGGGCTGGCCGGAGCGCTTCTTCGTACGCCTCAACAGCCTGCTGCCCAATCTGGTGGATCGCGGTCTGCGCAAGCAATTGCCGTTGATCCGTCGCCTGAGTGAAAAACCTGAAAACGAGACGCCGAAACCATGAAAAAACTTCTCGCCTGTGTGCTGCTGGGCGCCCTCAGTCAAAGTGTCTGGGCGCTGGACGCTGCCGATCAACAACGCCTCAACAGCATCCAGCAGAGCTGGGCGCACATCCAATACGAGACCCCGGAAAAACAGCGGGCCGCTGCGTTTGAACAGTTGGCCGCCCAGGCAACGCACTTCGCCACGGAACGTCCGGCCGTCGCCGAGGCCTGGATCTGGAAAGGCATCGTCACCAGCAGTTGGGCCGGTGCCGAGGGCGGGCTCGGGGCCCTGGGCAAAGCCAAGGACGCCAAAGCCGATCTGGAAAAATCCCTGACCCTCGACCCCAAGGCATTGCAGGGTTCGGCCTACACCAGCCTCGCCGCGCTGTACGACCGGGTGCCGGGCTGGCCGATCGGTTTCGGCGACAGCGACAAGGCCGAACAACTGCTCAAACAGGCCCTGCAACTCAACCCCGAGGGAATCGACAGTCTGTACTTCTGGGGCGATCACCTTTACCGTCAAAAACGCTACGCTGAAGCCAAAGCAGCGCTGCTCAAGGCCCTGCAAGCCGCTCCTCGCCCAGGCCGGGAAAGTGCCGATGCCGGACGCCGCAAAGAGATCGCCGCGTTGCTGGTGGACGTGAACAAGAAACTCGACTGACAGGAGTCCGTGTGCGTTTATTACTGATCGAGGATGACGTGGCCCTCGGCGAGGGCATTCATCAGGCGCTGGGGCGCGAGGGTTACACCGTCGACTGGCTCAAGGACGGCAGCAGCGCCCTGCACGCCCTGCTCAGCGAAACCTTTGATCTGGCGGTGCTCGATCTCGGCCTGCCGCGCATGGATGGGCTCGAAGTCCTGCGTCGTCTGCGTGGCAGCGGTTCGAACTTGCCGGTGCTGATCCTCACCGCCCGCGATGCCACCGAAGACCGCATCGCGGGACTGGACGCCGGCGCCGACGACTACCTGATCAAGCCCTTCGACCTGGCCGAGCTCAAGGCCCGCCTGCGCGCCCTGCTGCGACGCAGTGCCGGTCGCGCGCAGATGCTGATCGAACATGCCGGCATCAGCCTCAACCCCGGCACCCAGCAAGTCAGCTATCTGGGCCAACCGGTGGTGCTCACGCCCAAGGAATATCAGTTGCTGCACGAACTGCTCTCCCCGCCGGGTCGGGTCATGACACGCGACCACCTGACACAACTGCTTTACGGCTGGAACGAAGAAGCCGAAAGCAACACGCTGGAAGTGCACATTCATCACCTGCGCAAGAAATTCTCCACTGACCTGATCCGCACCATTCGCGGCGTGGGTTATCTGGTGGAGGAGCGCCGATGACCTCGATCCGGCGCCGCACCCTGACCCTGATCATCGGCCTGATGCTCGCCGGTCTGACCGTGCTCAGCCTGTTCAATCTGCACGACAGCAACCACGAAATCGCCGAAGTCTACGACGCGCAACTGGCGCAGAACGCACGGTTGCTGCAAGGCGTGATGCGCATGCCGTTGCCGGGGCAGGAGCACGCGGATCTTTATCGGGCGTTCAACTCGGCACTGGCCGAAGCCGTGCCCAAAGGGGACGGCCATCCCTACGAAAGAAAACTCGCCTTTCAGGTCTGGAATGCCAAGGGCGAAATCCTGGTGCATACCGCCAGCGCGCCCTCCTTCAGCACACCGCCAATCCAGCCTGGCTTCAGCGATGTGGTGGATTTGAACAAGCGCCACTGGCGGGCTTTTGTCCTGGAAGACAAACAGAACGGTTTGCGCATCTGGGTGGGTGAACGCGGTGATGTGCGAGCGGACCTGGTTGACCGGATTGTCCGCCATACCCTGTGGCCGAACGTGATCGGCAGCCTGATCCTGGCGGCGATGATCTGGCTGGCCATCGGCTGGGGGCTCAAGCCTCTGGCCAACATGGCGGCGACCCTGCGCGCCCGCCACAGCGGCTCCCTCGAACCGCTGCAACTGACGCCGCTGCCCAGCGAACTGGAACCAATGCAGGCAGCGCTCAACCGCATGCTTGCGCAGATCCAGGAAGTGCTCGGTCGCGAGCGCCGGTTCATCGCCGACGCCGCCCACGAAATGCGCACGCCACTGGCGGTACTGCGGGTGCATGCGCAAAACCTGCTGGAGGCCGGCACCGAACAGGAGCGTCGCGAGTCACTCGAATTTCTGATCGCCGGGGTGGATCGCACCAGCCGGCTGGTCAATCAGCTATTGACCATGGCCCGCCTCGAGCCCAAGGCCAACGCGCCTGCCAAACAACGCATCGACCTTGGCGACACTGTGCGCAACAGTCTTGTGCAGCTCACGCCATGGCTGCTGAGCAAGCATCTGGAACTGGCCTTCGACGTCAACGACCAACCTTTCCCTGTGCTCGCCGATGCCGCCACCATCGACATTGCCCTGAACAACCTCATCACCAACGCCGCCAACTTCTCCCCGGAGCAAGGCGTGATCAGCGTGCAATTGACCAGGGCCGACGGGTTTTACCATTTGAGCGTTGAAGATCAGGGGCCGGGGATCGATGAAGCGGATCGGGCTCGACTGTTCGAGCGGTTCTACAGCCGGGGCAATCCCCAGGGTGCCGGGCTGGGACTGACCATCGTCAATACCATCGCTACGCGTCTGGGTGGGCGGATCACACTGGAAAACCGGGTCGAGGGCGGCTTGCGGGCGACGTTGTCGATTCCCGCCGGTTGAACAGGTCTTGCGAGCGTTGAGTCATGGCGCAACCATCGGCGGCGCCTTGCCTTGCAGGGCGATCGAGTCGGCATCGGAGCGCTGCACCGTCTCCGGCACTGCCAACCAGAGCAGCACCAGCGCCGCCATTGCCACCGCCGCCAGGGTCAGGAACGCAGCGCTGTAACCGGCCTCCTGAACCACAATCCCCGCCAGGCTGTTGCTCAATGCCGCACCCAGACCGAACACCGTTGAAATCGCCCCGAGGCTGACATTGAAATGTCCGGTGCCCAGCGTCAGGTCTTTCACCACCACCGGAAACAGCGCGCCGAAAATCCCCGCGCCGATGCCATCGAGCAACTGCACCGAAACCAGCCACCACGGATCATTCGACAGCACATACAACACGCCGCGCAATGGCAGGATCAGAAACCCCGCCAGCAGCAACGGCTTGCGCCCCCACAGATCGGCCTTCGCCCCCACCAGCAGCGCGACCGGCACCATCACCAGTTGCGCCGCGACGATGCAGGCGGACGTGAGTGGCGTGGCCATTTGCAGATTGGCCTGCGCCAGCTTCTGACTCACCAGCGGCAACATCGCCGCGTTCGCCAGATGAAACAGCGCACAGCAAATCGCGAACATCAGC includes these proteins:
- a CDS encoding ATP-binding protein, yielding MTSIRRRTLTLIIGLMLAGLTVLSLFNLHDSNHEIAEVYDAQLAQNARLLQGVMRMPLPGQEHADLYRAFNSALAEAVPKGDGHPYERKLAFQVWNAKGEILVHTASAPSFSTPPIQPGFSDVVDLNKRHWRAFVLEDKQNGLRIWVGERGDVRADLVDRIVRHTLWPNVIGSLILAAMIWLAIGWGLKPLANMAATLRARHSGSLEPLQLTPLPSELEPMQAALNRMLAQIQEVLGRERRFIADAAHEMRTPLAVLRVHAQNLLEAGTEQERRESLEFLIAGVDRTSRLVNQLLTMARLEPKANAPAKQRIDLGDTVRNSLVQLTPWLLSKHLELAFDVNDQPFPVLADAATIDIALNNLITNAANFSPEQGVISVQLTRADGFYHLSVEDQGPGIDEADRARLFERFYSRGNPQGAGLGLTIVNTIATRLGGRITLENRVEGGLRATLSIPAG
- a CDS encoding tetratricopeptide repeat protein; translation: MKKLLACVLLGALSQSVWALDAADQQRLNSIQQSWAHIQYETPEKQRAAAFEQLAAQATHFATERPAVAEAWIWKGIVTSSWAGAEGGLGALGKAKDAKADLEKSLTLDPKALQGSAYTSLAALYDRVPGWPIGFGDSDKAEQLLKQALQLNPEGIDSLYFWGDHLYRQKRYAEAKAALLKALQAAPRPGRESADAGRRKEIAALLVDVNKKLD
- a CDS encoding SDR family oxidoreductase; protein product: MQLHEARVVLTGASGGIGIAITRALCAAGAQVLAVARHQESLRPLLDLYPQNLCWVAADLTFLSDRRKVLAAAEAIGGINLLINAAGVNHFAMLEQLDDSDINAMLAVNISAPICLTKLLLPLLKQADSAMVVNVGSTYGSIGYPGYASYCATKFALRGFSEALRRELADTRVGVLYVAPRATRTSMNSPAAQALNDALKSSVDDPQAVAAAVIHAIAGDRRDLYLGWPERFFVRLNSLLPNLVDRGLRKQLPLIRRLSEKPENETPKP
- a CDS encoding response regulator yields the protein MRLLLIEDDVALGEGIHQALGREGYTVDWLKDGSSALHALLSETFDLAVLDLGLPRMDGLEVLRRLRGSGSNLPVLILTARDATEDRIAGLDAGADDYLIKPFDLAELKARLRALLRRSAGRAQMLIEHAGISLNPGTQQVSYLGQPVVLTPKEYQLLHELLSPPGRVMTRDHLTQLLYGWNEEAESNTLEVHIHHLRKKFSTDLIRTIRGVGYLVEERR
- a CDS encoding TenA family transcriptional regulator is translated as MSFFDALQEATHQERHELFNLPIILDALQGKVSLESYRAFLAQAYYHVRHTVPLMMACGARLPTHLEWLRKAVCEYIEDEYGHEQWVLNDIEACGGDRNAVRDGQPSLPIELMVSFLYDLIARGNPVGLFGMVNVLEGTSIALATHAAGSIRERLALPETAFSYLSSHGSLDIEHMQTYRRLMNQLEDPADQAAVIHASKVVYRLYTDMFRGLPRDAEAQHAAA
- a CDS encoding AMP-binding protein, with translation MSLERQRFQETLRSHAGRNDNALALWGDTLKVSYTTLYAEVMYRQQRLRDENVKVIALALDNGVEAILWDLAALFEGLTCVTLPPFFSPAQRAHCLEQSQAERVIAEPELESELLAAGYEQRGEFWCRTFEGPNRLPVGTAKLTFTSGTTGTPKGVCLSADSLLRVARELEEASKPTAPQHHVALLPLAILLENLGCYAALYAGATLSVPSQRTLGIQGASGVDLPRLLGCLASRAPESLILVPQLLLLLVSAAEQKAFDPQSLRFAAVGGARVSEDLLHRAQRVGLPVYEGYGLSECASVVCLNRPGARRPGSVGRPLPHVDVRLAEDGEVLIKGSTLLGYLGEPAYTDEWWPSGDLGEFDPEGFLYLKGRKKHQFVTSFGRNVNPEWVESELTQRQHIAQAFVYGEALPHNHALLWPHRPDCTDAQLAAAVAAANEALPDYAQVHHWTRLKQPFTAANGLLTANGRPRREAIVAQYRAVLTESALSEESAP